The Urocitellus parryii isolate mUroPar1 chromosome 6, mUroPar1.hap1, whole genome shotgun sequence genome includes a window with the following:
- the Neil1 gene encoding endonuclease 8-like 1 isoform X1, protein MPPSYPTHTFASNPEKSWHQTKVAKRLGKSEEVEAWRHGEILSDCGRPQEKRQGHSHSHRMPEGPELHLASHFVNEACRGLVFGGCVEKSSVSRNPEVPFESSAYHISASARGKELRLTLSPLPGAQPPQEPLALVFRFGMSGSFQLAPADALPPHAHLRFYTAPPAPRLALCFVDIRRFGHWDPGGKWQPGRGPCVLLEYEQFRENVLRNLSDKAFDRPICEALLDQRFFNGIGNYLRAEILYRLRIPPFEKARTVLEALQHHRPSPEMTLSQKIRAKLQNPDLLELCHSVPKEVVQLGGKGYGPEHGEEDFAAFRAWLRCYGMPGMSSLRDRHGRTIWFQGDPGPLAPKGSKSQKKKSQETQLRPKEKLEDLPPPNKAPSRTPRARRHLPKKTAIQQPEETSLQQDLKAPTVPEKGRRKGKQATTGGLSSASSEEGRGPLESVSSGSNGMSAVDPGKIRLTIHPRDLGEPQPLSKRLVLLASPFPCQ, encoded by the exons ATGCCCCCCAGCTACCCGACACACACCTTCGCCTCCAATCCCGAAAAGTCCTGGCATCAGACGAAAGTGGCAAAGAGGCTGGGCAAAAGTGAAGAA GTAGAGGCGTGGAGACACGGTGAGATTCTTTCAGACTGTGGAAGGCCGCAAGAAAAAAGACAAG GGCACAGCCACTCCCACAGAATGCCGGAGGGCCCTGAGCTGCATCTGGCCAGTCACTTTGTGAATGAAGCATGCAGAGGGCTGGTGTTTGGTGGGTGTGTGGAGAAGTCTTCTGTCAGCCGCAACCCTGAGGTGCCCTTTGAGAGCAGTGCCTACCATATCTCCGCCTCAGCCCGGGGCAAAGAGCTGCGCCTGACACTGAGTCCCCTGCCTGGGGCCCAGCCCCCACAGGAGCCACTGGCCCTCGTCTTCCGCTTTGGCATGTCTGGCTCCTTCCAGTTGGCACCTGCTGATGCACTGCCACCCCATGCTCATCTGCGCTTTTACACAGCTCCACCTGCTCCGAGGTTGGCTCTGTGCTTCGTGGATATCCGCCGATTTGGCCACTGGGACCCTGGGGGCAAGTGGCAGCCAGGTCGTGGGCCCTGTGTCTTGCTGGAATATGAACAGTTCAG GGAGAATGTGCTACGAAACCTATCAGACAAGGCCTTTGACCGGCCCATCTGCGAGGCCCTCCTGGACCAGAGGTTCTTCAATGGCATTGGCAACTATCTGCGGGCAGAGATCCTATACCG GCTGAGGATCCCTCCCTTTGAGAAGGCCCGCACTGTGCTAGAGGCCCTGCAGCACCACCGGCCG AGTCCAGAGATGACCCTGAGCCAGAAGATCAGGGCCAAGCTGCAAAACCCAGACCTGCTGGAACTGTGCCACTCAGTGCCAAAGGAAGTTGTTCAGCTGG GGGGCAAAGGCTACGGGCCAGAGCACGGGGAAGAAGACTTTGCTGCCTTTCGAGCCTGGCTGAGGTGCTATGGCATGCCAGGCATGAGTTCTCTGCGGGATCGGCATGGCCGTACCATCTGGTTCCAG GGTGATCCTGGGCCTCTGGCACCCAAAG GGAGCAAAtcccaaaaaaagaaatctcaggaaacacaGCTTCGGCCCAAGGAAAAATTGGAG GACCTTCCACCTCCAAACAAGGCCCCTTCCAGAACACCAAGGGCTAGGAGACACCTTCCCAAGAAGACTGCAATACAGCAGCCTGAGGAGACCAGCCTCCAACAGGACTTGAAAGCTCCCACAGTCCctgagaaagggaggaggaaggggaaacagGCAACCACAGGTGGACTTTCTTCAGCATCCTCTGAGGAGGGAAGGGGGCCCCTAGAAAGTGTCTCTTCAGGATCCAATGGGATG AGCGCCGTGGACCCTGGAAAAATAAGGCTGACAATCCATCCAAGGGATCTGGGAGAACCTCAGCCTCTTAGCAAGAGACTTGTGTTGCTTGCATCACCCTTTCCTTGCCAATAA
- the Neil1 gene encoding endonuclease 8-like 1 isoform X2 yields MPPSYPTHTFASNPEKSWHQTKVAKRLGKSEEVEAWRHGEILSDCGRPQEKRQGHSHSHRMPEGPELHLASHFVNEACRGLVFGGCVEKSSVSRNPEVPFESSAYHISASARGKELRLTLSPLPGAQPPQEPLALVFRFGMSGSFQLAPADALPPHAHLRFYTAPPAPRLALCFVDIRRFGHWDPGGKWQPGRGPCVLLEYEQFRENVLRNLSDKAFDRPICEALLDQRFFNGIGNYLRAEILYRLRIPPFEKARTVLEALQHHRPSPEMTLSQKIRAKLQNPDLLELCHSVPKEVVQLGGKGYGPEHGEEDFAAFRAWLRCYGMPGMSSLRDRHGRTIWFQGDPGPLAPKGSKSQKKKSQETQLRPKEKLEDLPPPNKAPSRTPRARRHLPKKTAIQQPEETSLQQDLKAPTVPEKGRRKGKQATTERRGPWKNKADNPSKGSGRTSAS; encoded by the exons ATGCCCCCCAGCTACCCGACACACACCTTCGCCTCCAATCCCGAAAAGTCCTGGCATCAGACGAAAGTGGCAAAGAGGCTGGGCAAAAGTGAAGAA GTAGAGGCGTGGAGACACGGTGAGATTCTTTCAGACTGTGGAAGGCCGCAAGAAAAAAGACAAG GGCACAGCCACTCCCACAGAATGCCGGAGGGCCCTGAGCTGCATCTGGCCAGTCACTTTGTGAATGAAGCATGCAGAGGGCTGGTGTTTGGTGGGTGTGTGGAGAAGTCTTCTGTCAGCCGCAACCCTGAGGTGCCCTTTGAGAGCAGTGCCTACCATATCTCCGCCTCAGCCCGGGGCAAAGAGCTGCGCCTGACACTGAGTCCCCTGCCTGGGGCCCAGCCCCCACAGGAGCCACTGGCCCTCGTCTTCCGCTTTGGCATGTCTGGCTCCTTCCAGTTGGCACCTGCTGATGCACTGCCACCCCATGCTCATCTGCGCTTTTACACAGCTCCACCTGCTCCGAGGTTGGCTCTGTGCTTCGTGGATATCCGCCGATTTGGCCACTGGGACCCTGGGGGCAAGTGGCAGCCAGGTCGTGGGCCCTGTGTCTTGCTGGAATATGAACAGTTCAG GGAGAATGTGCTACGAAACCTATCAGACAAGGCCTTTGACCGGCCCATCTGCGAGGCCCTCCTGGACCAGAGGTTCTTCAATGGCATTGGCAACTATCTGCGGGCAGAGATCCTATACCG GCTGAGGATCCCTCCCTTTGAGAAGGCCCGCACTGTGCTAGAGGCCCTGCAGCACCACCGGCCG AGTCCAGAGATGACCCTGAGCCAGAAGATCAGGGCCAAGCTGCAAAACCCAGACCTGCTGGAACTGTGCCACTCAGTGCCAAAGGAAGTTGTTCAGCTGG GGGGCAAAGGCTACGGGCCAGAGCACGGGGAAGAAGACTTTGCTGCCTTTCGAGCCTGGCTGAGGTGCTATGGCATGCCAGGCATGAGTTCTCTGCGGGATCGGCATGGCCGTACCATCTGGTTCCAG GGTGATCCTGGGCCTCTGGCACCCAAAG GGAGCAAAtcccaaaaaaagaaatctcaggaaacacaGCTTCGGCCCAAGGAAAAATTGGAG GACCTTCCACCTCCAAACAAGGCCCCTTCCAGAACACCAAGGGCTAGGAGACACCTTCCCAAGAAGACTGCAATACAGCAGCCTGAGGAGACCAGCCTCCAACAGGACTTGAAAGCTCCCACAGTCCctgagaaagggaggaggaaggggaaacagGCAACCACAG AGCGCCGTGGACCCTGGAAAAATAAGGCTGACAATCCATCCAAGGGATCTGGGAGAACCTCAGCCTCTTAG
- the Neil1 gene encoding endonuclease 8-like 1 isoform X3 — protein MPPSYPTHTFASNPEKSWHQTKVAKRLGKSEEVEAWRHGEILSDCGRPQEKRQGHSHSHRMPEGPELHLASHFVNEACRGLVFGGCVEKSSVSRNPEVPFESSAYHISASARGKELRLTLSPLPGAQPPQEPLALVFRFGMSGSFQLAPADALPPHAHLRFYTAPPAPRLALCFVDIRRFGHWDPGGKWQPGRGPCVLLEYEQFRLRIPPFEKARTVLEALQHHRPSPEMTLSQKIRAKLQNPDLLELCHSVPKEVVQLGGKGYGPEHGEEDFAAFRAWLRCYGMPGMSSLRDRHGRTIWFQGDPGPLAPKGSKSQKKKSQETQLRPKEKLEDLPPPNKAPSRTPRARRHLPKKTAIQQPEETSLQQDLKAPTVPEKGRRKGKQATTGGLSSASSEEGRGPLESVSSGSNGMSAVDPGKIRLTIHPRDLGEPQPLSKRLVLLASPFPCQ, from the exons ATGCCCCCCAGCTACCCGACACACACCTTCGCCTCCAATCCCGAAAAGTCCTGGCATCAGACGAAAGTGGCAAAGAGGCTGGGCAAAAGTGAAGAA GTAGAGGCGTGGAGACACGGTGAGATTCTTTCAGACTGTGGAAGGCCGCAAGAAAAAAGACAAG GGCACAGCCACTCCCACAGAATGCCGGAGGGCCCTGAGCTGCATCTGGCCAGTCACTTTGTGAATGAAGCATGCAGAGGGCTGGTGTTTGGTGGGTGTGTGGAGAAGTCTTCTGTCAGCCGCAACCCTGAGGTGCCCTTTGAGAGCAGTGCCTACCATATCTCCGCCTCAGCCCGGGGCAAAGAGCTGCGCCTGACACTGAGTCCCCTGCCTGGGGCCCAGCCCCCACAGGAGCCACTGGCCCTCGTCTTCCGCTTTGGCATGTCTGGCTCCTTCCAGTTGGCACCTGCTGATGCACTGCCACCCCATGCTCATCTGCGCTTTTACACAGCTCCACCTGCTCCGAGGTTGGCTCTGTGCTTCGTGGATATCCGCCGATTTGGCCACTGGGACCCTGGGGGCAAGTGGCAGCCAGGTCGTGGGCCCTGTGTCTTGCTGGAATATGAACAGTTCAG GCTGAGGATCCCTCCCTTTGAGAAGGCCCGCACTGTGCTAGAGGCCCTGCAGCACCACCGGCCG AGTCCAGAGATGACCCTGAGCCAGAAGATCAGGGCCAAGCTGCAAAACCCAGACCTGCTGGAACTGTGCCACTCAGTGCCAAAGGAAGTTGTTCAGCTGG GGGGCAAAGGCTACGGGCCAGAGCACGGGGAAGAAGACTTTGCTGCCTTTCGAGCCTGGCTGAGGTGCTATGGCATGCCAGGCATGAGTTCTCTGCGGGATCGGCATGGCCGTACCATCTGGTTCCAG GGTGATCCTGGGCCTCTGGCACCCAAAG GGAGCAAAtcccaaaaaaagaaatctcaggaaacacaGCTTCGGCCCAAGGAAAAATTGGAG GACCTTCCACCTCCAAACAAGGCCCCTTCCAGAACACCAAGGGCTAGGAGACACCTTCCCAAGAAGACTGCAATACAGCAGCCTGAGGAGACCAGCCTCCAACAGGACTTGAAAGCTCCCACAGTCCctgagaaagggaggaggaaggggaaacagGCAACCACAGGTGGACTTTCTTCAGCATCCTCTGAGGAGGGAAGGGGGCCCCTAGAAAGTGTCTCTTCAGGATCCAATGGGATG AGCGCCGTGGACCCTGGAAAAATAAGGCTGACAATCCATCCAAGGGATCTGGGAGAACCTCAGCCTCTTAGCAAGAGACTTGTGTTGCTTGCATCACCCTTTCCTTGCCAATAA
- the Neil1 gene encoding endonuclease 8-like 1 isoform X4, which produces MPEGPELHLASHFVNEACRGLVFGGCVEKSSVSRNPEVPFESSAYHISASARGKELRLTLSPLPGAQPPQEPLALVFRFGMSGSFQLAPADALPPHAHLRFYTAPPAPRLALCFVDIRRFGHWDPGGKWQPGRGPCVLLEYEQFRENVLRNLSDKAFDRPICEALLDQRFFNGIGNYLRAEILYRLRIPPFEKARTVLEALQHHRPSPEMTLSQKIRAKLQNPDLLELCHSVPKEVVQLGGKGYGPEHGEEDFAAFRAWLRCYGMPGMSSLRDRHGRTIWFQGDPGPLAPKGSKSQKKKSQETQLRPKEKLEDLPPPNKAPSRTPRARRHLPKKTAIQQPEETSLQQDLKAPTVPEKGRRKGKQATTGGLSSASSEEGRGPLESVSSGSNGMSAVDPGKIRLTIHPRDLGEPQPLSKRLVLLASPFPCQ; this is translated from the exons ATGCCGGAGGGCCCTGAGCTGCATCTGGCCAGTCACTTTGTGAATGAAGCATGCAGAGGGCTGGTGTTTGGTGGGTGTGTGGAGAAGTCTTCTGTCAGCCGCAACCCTGAGGTGCCCTTTGAGAGCAGTGCCTACCATATCTCCGCCTCAGCCCGGGGCAAAGAGCTGCGCCTGACACTGAGTCCCCTGCCTGGGGCCCAGCCCCCACAGGAGCCACTGGCCCTCGTCTTCCGCTTTGGCATGTCTGGCTCCTTCCAGTTGGCACCTGCTGATGCACTGCCACCCCATGCTCATCTGCGCTTTTACACAGCTCCACCTGCTCCGAGGTTGGCTCTGTGCTTCGTGGATATCCGCCGATTTGGCCACTGGGACCCTGGGGGCAAGTGGCAGCCAGGTCGTGGGCCCTGTGTCTTGCTGGAATATGAACAGTTCAG GGAGAATGTGCTACGAAACCTATCAGACAAGGCCTTTGACCGGCCCATCTGCGAGGCCCTCCTGGACCAGAGGTTCTTCAATGGCATTGGCAACTATCTGCGGGCAGAGATCCTATACCG GCTGAGGATCCCTCCCTTTGAGAAGGCCCGCACTGTGCTAGAGGCCCTGCAGCACCACCGGCCG AGTCCAGAGATGACCCTGAGCCAGAAGATCAGGGCCAAGCTGCAAAACCCAGACCTGCTGGAACTGTGCCACTCAGTGCCAAAGGAAGTTGTTCAGCTGG GGGGCAAAGGCTACGGGCCAGAGCACGGGGAAGAAGACTTTGCTGCCTTTCGAGCCTGGCTGAGGTGCTATGGCATGCCAGGCATGAGTTCTCTGCGGGATCGGCATGGCCGTACCATCTGGTTCCAG GGTGATCCTGGGCCTCTGGCACCCAAAG GGAGCAAAtcccaaaaaaagaaatctcaggaaacacaGCTTCGGCCCAAGGAAAAATTGGAG GACCTTCCACCTCCAAACAAGGCCCCTTCCAGAACACCAAGGGCTAGGAGACACCTTCCCAAGAAGACTGCAATACAGCAGCCTGAGGAGACCAGCCTCCAACAGGACTTGAAAGCTCCCACAGTCCctgagaaagggaggaggaaggggaaacagGCAACCACAGGTGGACTTTCTTCAGCATCCTCTGAGGAGGGAAGGGGGCCCCTAGAAAGTGTCTCTTCAGGATCCAATGGGATG AGCGCCGTGGACCCTGGAAAAATAAGGCTGACAATCCATCCAAGGGATCTGGGAGAACCTCAGCCTCTTAGCAAGAGACTTGTGTTGCTTGCATCACCCTTTCCTTGCCAATAA